The DNA segment GATGTCTGCGCGAGGCTGGCGCCTGCGGTGTCGATCGCATCGAAGTTGTGCACGATCTCGTTCTGCGTCCCCTCCCGCTGGAAGGGAAACGGACGCCGTCGAGACAGCAGTCCGACGCCGCGCTCCGGCGGTTTCGCCCGAAACGACGATGCCACCGCGACCTCGACCTCTCCATCGCGCTACTCGAACTCGATGTCGGTACGGTCGGGTGTACTCCGAGCACTCGCGAGCCGACGGCGCCGGTCCGGCGCGCGGATCGCTGCAAGTCCGCCCCCCTCCTGCCGCTCGACCATCTGGCCGCGCACGAGCCGGCCCGACCGGAGCGTCAGCGGGACCATTTCGACCTCGAGTGGGCTGAAGTCCGATCGGCTGAGGGGGATGCCCCGCTCGCACAACGCCTGGCCCTGCTGGTCATGGGAACTGACGGATCACGGGGAAAAAAACGACCCCGGTCGTGAGACCGGGGTCGCGGATGGATCAGAGGATCCACAGGATGCCGTAGCCGCGATCAGCGACGACGACGGGCGGCGACGAGGCCGCCGAGGCCGACGAGGGCCAGCGAAGCCTTGCCGAGAGAGCCGAACGGCCCGCCGAAGGCGGACTGGTGGGCACTGCCGCCGCCCGGGGCGTCGTGCTGGTAGTACCACTCGTTGGGCTCGCCGGCGGTGCTGAACGCACGCAGGCCGATGTAGTAGTCCTGGCCGCCGGTGACGGGGATGTTGCCCGTCCAGGTCATCTGGACCATGGCGATCCCGTAGCCGTCAACACCGATGTTGACGGAGGCGACGCCGACGTTCGTCAGCGTCGGGGCGCCGGAGCCGAGGTTCTGGGTGACGTAGACGGAGGCCTGCGTCGCGAGAATGGGCGCAGCGCCGAAGAAGAAGTTCGCCGCCGAGATGCTGGTCGTCTTGATCTCGGTGATGGCATTGAAGCCGAGGGGAACGCTGACCTTGTCAACGACGGCGTAGTCGTTGTAGCCGCCGAAGAGGTTCTGGCCGCCGCTCGAGCTGCCGAAGCCGCTCGACCAGGCGTAGCCGGGCCCCTGAAGCTTGTTGTGGATGATCGTGTTGCCGAACGCGGCGCCGCTCACGGCGAGAACGGCAAGAACTGCAATCGCCTTCTTCATGAGACTCTCTCCTGTACGGGCCATGGCCCGGAACTGACGCCGTCGATGACACTCGACGGCACGAAACCCCTATTCAGTGCCGGCCACGCGACCGGCACCTCATGCACACGAACGCGACGCGATTCCTCGCCTCACGCTCCGAACACCATCTTGGGGCTGGGTCTGTCTCGTCTCTCTCAGACTGCCCCACGGCTCGACCGCCTTGTGGGCTTGCCGATCGGGCACATCTCAACACAACGGAAACCCTGAGTCAAGACCCTGGGTGTAATTTCCCGGTTGATTTCCACCGAAAAATTTGCTCCCCGCTCATCGCCCGAACAAACGCCGTGAAGCCGCTTGGGTGAGCGTTACCCAAACCCACATTTTTTCACTCAACCCCGGTTCGATACACCGTCCAGCACGAGCCGCTGAACTCTGCCGATGACCTCTCCGACGGTCATGCCCTCGAACTCCCCGCCCACCCCCGCTGGGAAGGCATCCACGATCTGCCTCCGGAGCCGCTTGTCCGCCGTGGCGGCCGTGGAGTGGTTCCGCCTGGCGAGGGCGCGGCTGATCTCGGGGTAACTGAGCGTCGTCAACTCGCGCATCAGGTAGACGCACAAGGCTCTCGCGAGTACAACCCGTCGGTGCCTGGTCGTGCCCAGAACGTCCGAGACTTCGACCCCCAGCGCGGCGGCCACCCCGCGCACGACGGCCTCGGGGCGGATCGGCCTGAGCGGACGACGCGACACGCCCTCCGACCCCGGCTCCCCGAGTCCCATGGCACGACGCACGGCCAGCGCGCCGATCCTGCCGCTGTTCGTCACGAACTCCGGGAGGAGCCTGCTGACTGCCTCGACCTGCGTCACCATGCCCTCGATGTCGCGCACGGAGGCCGGCGAACCCGTCGGCAACCCCGACCGCTCCACGATCACTCGCACCGCCTCGTCCTCGAGCGCGATTCCGCGACGCGCGGCGAACGCGGCGATCAGTCGCCGCCGAAGGTCCGCCTCCGGCGCGTCCAGCCGAACGACGGCCCCGGAGAGGAATCTCGATCGGAGTTGCGCCGAGAGTTGGTCGATGCGGTGCGGATGTTCGTCGGAGGCCAGCGCGACGCGGGCGCCGGTCAGGTCGATCGCATCGAAGGTGTGCAGGAGTTCGTTCTGCGTCCCCTGCTTGCTGGAGAGGAAATGAACGTCGTCGAGGCAGAGCAGTTCCACACCGCGCCAGCGCCGGCGGAAGCCCTCCAGCGCATTTCCCTTGACCGCCGCGACGTAGTCGTTCATGAAGGACTCGGCGGTGGTCATGATGACCCGCGCGCCAGGGCTGCGTGCCTGCACTCGCCCGACGATCCCCTGGAGCAGGTGCGTCTTGCCCATCCCCGACGCGCCGTGG comes from the Synechococcales cyanobacterium CNB genome and includes:
- a CDS encoding AAA family ATPase, which translates into the protein MTMGTDADSRLRSRLREQLGEDRYERYFGRDVRFECRDGEVEVAVATPFLAKLLDRRVGESLRRAAEAEGGTRVRVRVDRSAFERAGGNLVPEQSGERHDRRPPRPSAKRRPAGAPGKRLEDFVVGEANRLAYNAAVSLAEGGEGARFSPLFIHGASGMGKTHLLQGIVGRVQARSPGARVIMTTAESFMNDYVAAVKGNALEGFRRRWRGVELLCLDDVHFLSSKQGTQNELLHTFDAIDLTGARVALASDEHPHRIDQLSAQLRSRFLSGAVVRLDAPEADLRRRLIAAFAARRGIALEDEAVRVIVERSGLPTGSPASVRDIEGMVTQVEAVSRLLPEFVTNSGRIGALAVRRAMGLGEPGSEGVSRRPLRPIRPEAVVRGVAAALGVEVSDVLGTTRHRRVVLARALCVYLMRELTTLSYPEISRALARRNHSTAATADKRLRRQIVDAFPAGVGGEFEGMTVGEVIGRVQRLVLDGVSNRG